TCCTCCAAGCCGCCACCAATCAATTGGTGAGAAATAGCGGAAAATATGGGTTGACCACCATGTGTGTGGGAGTCGGTATGGGGTATGCTGTGATTGTGGAAAGAACCGTGTAAAATTTTAAAAATAAAAACGTGTCCTAGGTAATTTTTGTACTGAAATTTTCACTTTTAGATACTCAAGAATTGATTAAATCCAAAAAAGTAAAATGGGTGATTTTTTCTTAATTTCTTACGCTACTGGCCAGTAATATAGTACAATAGGTTTAGGTACCTTTTATACTTCTTTAAGAGTTGATGGTTCTTTACGTTTTTGCCACGGGAAAAAAATAAAAAACACCTCAGCATCTAATTTTAAACTTTAAAAATTAATTTTTAAAGTATTGATAATGTTTTAGTTATTATAATTTTTAGCTGGCATTATTTGCCTACCAAAAAGCCATTGTTGATAACAGTGTTGAAAAACTTCGGAGGGAATTTAACTATTGAAGGTTTAAAAATTTGACCTTTATACCTCTCGAAAAAAGTATCACTTTAACCTTTTATTAACATGGAAATAACAGAAGTCATTAAAAGGGACTTTACTACTAAACCCTTTCAATTACACAAGATTACAAATGCAATTTTAAAGGCTATGACCGCTGTGGAACTTGGTGGTCCTGGTGAGGCCGAGGAAATTTCCAAAAATGTGTATGCTGCCCTTTTGGAAAGGAAGGAAAAAGATACATCCTACAAACCAACGGTTGAGGAGGTTCAGGATTTTGTGGAGAAAAAATTAATGGAAGGTGGGTTCTTTGAGGTTGCCAAGGCGTATATCCTATATAGGAACGAGCAGGCCCAAAAAAGGAAATCAAATATTTTCGAGAAACGTATCAATCTAAAACCATATGAATATCCTGCATTGTACGAGTATGTACCGGCAATAAGGCATTCGTATTGGATCCATACAGAATTCAATTTTACAAGTGACATACAGGATTTTAAGACCCGTCTTAACGATACGGAGCGTAGCGCCATAAAAAATACCATGTTGGCCATTTCCCAAATAGAAGTTGCCGTAAAAAGCTTTTGGGGCGATATCTATCATAAAATGCCTAAACCAGAGATAGGTTCTGTGGGTGCCACGTTCGCGGAAAGTGAGGTAAGACATCATGATGCATATTCACATCTTTTGGAAATCCTAGGATTGAACCAAGAGTTCAAAAACCTAAAGAAGAAGCCTGTCATCATGAAGCGTGTCCATTATTTGGAGACGGCCCTAAAGAATGCGAAAAGCGAGGATAATAAGGAATATGCGGAATCCATCTTATTATTCTCTCTATTTATAGAGCATGTATCCCTGTTTTCACAGTTCTTGATCATCATGGCCTTTAATAAATACAAGAACATGTTGAAAGGTATTTCCAATGTAGTGGAAGCGACATCCAAAGAGGAACAAATCCACGGGGATTTTGGTATCGATATTATCAATATCATCAAAGATGAAAACCCGGATTGGTTCGATGTGGAATACCACACCATGGTTCAGGATATGTGCAAGGATGCCTTCGATGCCGAGAGCGATATTATAGACTGGATTTTTGAGGCAGGCGAAATCGACTTTTTGCCCAAGGTATTGGTGAAGGAGTTCATTAAAAAGAGATTCAACGATTCCTTGGACAGTATAGGAATCGACAAAATATTTGAGGTAGACGAGAAATTATTGGCGCAGACGGAATGGTTTGATGATGAAATTATCGGTACCAAACATGGGGATTTTTTCGTAAAACGCTCCATAAATTACAGCAAAAGAACACAAAGTATAACCAGCGACGACTTATTTTAACATGAACGAAACAAAACTAAACTCAGAGAAAGAAGTAGTACAGGAAGGAAAAGTATTAAAAGGTTCCGACCAATTAGTGCAAGCCCGAAAGGAGGCATTGAAAAACTTGTCCGAAGAGAAGAATCAAGGAAAAGGATTTGCCTGGCTAAACGAACACAGCCGAAATTTTTTGGCATCCGGGTACCTTACAAAAGGAGTTACCCCAGAGGAACGTATTCGTGAGATTGCGGATAGGGCAGAGGCCATTCTGAAGATTCCTGGATTTTCTGATAAGTTCTATGGGTATATGAGTGAAGGGTTTTACTCGTTAGCTTCACCGGTCTGGTCAAACTTTGGGAAGCAAAGAGGTTTACCCATTAGCTGTTTTGGGTCGCATATAGACGATGATATGGGTAATATTCTTTTTACCCAGTCAGAAGTGGGCATGATGTCCAAATTAGGGGGAGGAACTTCAGGATATTTCGGGAAAATAAGACATCGTGGTGCCGAGGTAAAAAATAACGGTCAGGCTTCTGGAGCTGTTCACATTATGCAGCTATTTGAATCCATGGTAGATGTGGTAAGCCAAGGTTCTGTTCGTCGAGGTCGGTTTTCTCCATATTTACCTGTTGAGCATCCAGATATTAAGGAGTTCTTGGAAATAGGAACAGAAGGAAACCCTATTCAAGAGTTGACCCATGGTGTAACGGTTACCAATGAATGGATGCAAGAGATGGTGGATGGGGATACTGAAAAAAGGTCTATCTGGGCCAAAGTATTGCAGCGTAGAGGGGAAATGGGATATCCTTATATTTTCTTCAAGGACAACGCCAATAATGGGGCAGCGGATGTGTATAGGGATAAAAACCACCCTATTTATGCGAGTAACCTATGTACGGAAATCATGTTGCCATCCAACGATCAATGGTCTTTTGTTTGTGTGTTATCTTCCGTAAACCTATTGCATTATGATAAATGGAAAAATACCGATGCAGTAGAAACAATGGTACACTTCTTGGACGCTGTAATTACGGAGTTCTGTGAAAAATTGGAGGTATATCGTGATTCCGATAGTAGGGAAGACCGTCAAACGTTCTTATTCATGGAACGTGCATACAACTTTGCCAAGGAAAACCGTTCTTTAGGTCTTGGAGTACTTGGGTGGCATTCTTTATTACAATCCAAAATGCTAGCGTTTAATAGCCAAGAAGCATATAATTTAAATAGTGAAATTTTCAAGGCTATAAAGGAGAAGTCCTATAAAGCTTCTGAGGAATTGGCGCAAAAATTTGGAGAGCCCGAAGTATTGAAAGGGTATGGAAGACGTAATGCAACATTGAATGCAATCGCTCCAACGACTTCGTCAGCATTTATTCTAGGACAGGTATCCCAGGGTATAGAGCCAATATGGTCCAATACCTATGTAAAGGATATTGCCAAGGTGAAAACGACGATTAGAAATCCTTATTTAGTAGCCTTATTGGAAGAAAAAGGAAAAAACACGACTGAAGTTTGGAGAAGTATTCGAGATTTTGATGGTTCTGTTCAACACTTGGATTTCTTAACGGATGAGGAAAAAGACGTATTTAAAACGTATTCGGAAATAGACCAAATGGATATCATCTATCAGGCGGCAAATAGGCAAAACCATATTGACCAAGGTCAATCCGTGAACATCATCGTTCATCCGGAAATGCCAGTTAAGGAAATCAATAAAATTCACGTAACTGCATGGAAGTTAGGGTTAAAGTCGCTTTACTATCAGCATAGTATGAACGCCGCACAGAAATTCAAACAAAAGAAGGAGTGTGCAAGCTGTGAAGCATAAGAAAGGATAAAACACAATAAAAAAGGCCCGCTATTTAACGGGCCTTTTTTATTCCTCTTATAAATCCGATTTTGGATTTTGAGAAATCAATCAATTAGTCAAGAATTCAAATTCCTCTTTGTATATATCCTGCATACCTAAATCCGTATCAAAAACCATGATGTTCCCATTATCAATATCATAAGCATTCCAAACAGGAAGGTTTTCACCATTTGGATTCCCTCTCTTGGCAAAATTGACCCAATAAGCGGACATTTGATTTTCCAAGGTACGCTCCTCGGGTTTCCAGTCCCGTTGCCACTGATCTAAGGTATGGAGCGCAAAAGGCACTTCCGAAGTATGAAATGCCCCGTAGTTGGGAAAACCAGGCTTATCCGTAGGAACATGGGTAAACTCGTACAGCCAAACATTTTTGTCCATGTATTTGGCCAATAAGTAACTGGGGACACCAGCGAAGTTTAAAAGGTTCAATTTTTTTTGTGAGGCTGTGGCTTCTTCATCGGTATTGGCGGGGAAAAACTCTAAAAATTCCCCAGTTCTGTCACCATAGTTGTCGAAAGCATCTTTTTTGAAGGACGTTGTGGTGACACCACTTGCGGGAAAAAGTGACGAATCACCCGTAACCCAACCCGAAAGAACGGACACTTGATTTTGTTTCCCTTCCTTAAAATATTCCAACAAGTCCGTAGGGAGGAAATAATCATCCAAAACCACCCCAAATCTTCCAACAGCACTTTCACTGCTGATTTTTTGTAGTTCGTTGGCAGGAATAGCTCTTAAATCAGCTATGGATGATTTACCAGCAAATTTTTGAAAAGACAAGCCTTGCTGTTCAGCCGATGGTAAATCCTGCATCAATCTACCACTTAAGATACCTCCACTTTGGGTAATCGCTTTTTGGAAATATCCTTTGGCCAACGGGGACGCTATTTGGACATTGACACTGAAAGAACCGGCAGATTGCCCGGCAATAGTTACATTTTCAGGATCTCCACCAAAAGCTTCTATGTTATTTTTCACCCATTTCAGGGCCTGTAATTGGTCCATGAATCCATAGTTTCCGGAAGCATTGTGGCCTGATTCCTCGCTCAATTCAGGATGCGCCATAAAGCCCAAAACCCCAACACGATAGTTGATGCTTACATAAACGATTCCTTGTTTGGCCATTTGGGCACCATCATAGATATCACAATTTGCCGACCCTGAATTCAGCCCGCCGCCATAAATCCAAACAAAAACGGGTAGTTTTTCGGTTTCGGATTTTGCAGGGGTCCAAAGGTTTAGATAGAGGCAGTCCTCGCTCAAGGGTTCCGGTTTGGCAATAAATTCTTCGGTCCAACACAAAAATGGTTCGGGTTTGTTCTGGATGGGACTGGGACCAAATTCGGTACACTCCTTTACGCCCTTCCATGGTTCAACGGGCTGTGGGGCTTTCCAACGCAAATCGCCTACAGGAGGTTGCGCAAAGGGTATTCCCTTGAAAACCCTAATATCGTTGATACTATATCCTTTTACCTTACCATCCCGAGTTGTAACAATGGTTTGTGCCTTTATACCGAAGCACAGCATTATGAGCAATGTGCTTAATATTTTTGTTTTCATCATCATTGTGCTTGTGGTTTACTTGTTTTTAAAGAGTAAGGGGGCAAAATCATGGAGGTTTCGTCTCCATGTGAGGAAAGTATGTCCCTTTCCTCCATTCTTGTAATTATATTCAATGCCGAAGTCATCGAACATGGCCATCATATTTAAGTTGTTCTGATAGGCAATATCTTCTTCTCCTCCCATATAAATCTGGAAAAGGTCGAATTGATTGATTTCCTCATTTTTCATTACATCAGCATACTTTTCCTTTATTTCTGCTATGTTGGGAGAAAAGTACCCGGTACTCATGGGGATCACATAGCCGAACAATTCTGGATTCCATAGTGCGGTGTTCAAGATCTGCACACCTCCCATGGAAAGACCTGCAATGGCCCTATGGGAACGAATGGTGGAAACTGGATAGGTGCTTTCAATCAAGGGAATAATATCATTTAATAAATCCTTACAAAAAGGGTCTTGGTCCGGTCCAACTCCCATGAAAAACCCTTCCTCCTCCGTGTGTCCGCTCGGCATCACTACAAGCATAGGTTCCAGTTTGCCCTCTGCATATAAATTATCCAAGATAACGTTGGCCCTTCCGGCAGTTGTCCAAGAGGCATCATTGTCACCACCTCCGTGCAATAAGTAAAGAACGGGTAGCTTATCTTTTTTCTTAAGTTGACCATACGAAGGAGGTAGATAAACATGAAGCCTTCTTTGGGCTCCGTTTAGGCTTTGGGAAGTATACCAAACTTCTTCTACCCGGCCGTGGGGTACGTTTTTTCGAGTTTGAAAATTGTTTTCCGGCCCTTTTATTTCAACTAGGTTTGAAAAACCATTTAAGCTTTCTTTGACTAGGTTATTTTTGGGATCCAAAGTATTGATTTCATTGACCTTAAAATCATAAGTATAAATATCCGGAGTGACTTTGTTTTCAGTCTGACCAGACCAAACACCCAGGTAATCCTTCTTTAAGGTAATACCGGGAAACCCTCCTGGGAAATCCCCGGAGACAGAAACTTTTTCAGCCTCTGGGGCGTAGATATTAAATTGCAAATTACTGTCCTCCCTCCATACTACGGATTCCAAAGAATCATTTGGACTTGGGATACGTTGGAACGGTGAAATGGAGGCAGGTTTTTCCATAAAACCATGCATTTTTAACCAAGCTCCGAATTGCTCATACCAAGTATCCGTGGGTATGCCCTGTTGTCGCATTCCAAAGCCATGTCCGCCTTTTTCATAAATATGTAGTTCGGAAGGTTGGTCTGCCTCAAACCATTTTTTGTAAATATTGATGCTATAAGGCACCATCCCCAATTGGTCGTCACTTGCAACCGCTACATAAATGGGAGTTTTAGTTGCAGGTATATCCGAACCTATAACAGCAGGCTCATAAGCATAGATCGGAGCAACAAAGTTAGGTCTGGTATCTTCATCTGCATTGTATAGTACAGACATCGCCAACGTTCCACCGGCGGAAAACCCCATAAATCCGACTTTATCGGGGTCAATATTCATTTCCTTGGCGTTTGACCTAACATATTCCATGGCTTTTAATCCATCTGCCATGGCCAAGGGAATTATAGGTTCGTTCTCTTTGTCGAGGGCATCAAAATCGCTCATTTTTCCCATCAGCTCCTTTACAGGGTCATCAGTAAAACTTCTTGCCAAACGATATTTAAGGACAAACGCTGCAATACCTTTACTATTTAACCATTTAGCCACATCAATTCCTTCGCTTTGCACGCTCAAGGTATGAAAGGCACCTCCCGGAGCAACGATTACAGCTGTGCCATTTGCTGTGGATTTTGGGGGTAAGTAGGCGGTGATAGTTGGGTCAATTACATTATAAACAATAGGAGTATTAAATTGATTTTTTTCACTTAGTCCCTTTTTCCAGGTCCATTCTTCTGAGCCAGGGGCTTTTCCTTCATACAGTTTTATTTCCTGTTGGGCACATATGAAGTTCGTAAAAACAAAATAGATAAGTAAAAGGGCTGTTCTTTTGATATACATGTATCTCAACATTTTATATAGATTGTCTCAATTTGTTACAATGATATATTGATTTTTTTATTTATACCTATTTTTTCGGCCCAAAAAATCAACATTACATGATTTATTATTGAATATTTTGACAAATTGAAGAAAATATGAAATTAGTTCATTCTCTTGTTGGACCTATGCTTTATGGATAGTTTTCTTGGAATTCGAAGGAAGTTTTATGCGCTTTCCCATTATCTTCCTTTAACTTTGCCCCAAGCTATATGCCCTTTGAAAAAAGCCGTCCTTTTTATGATCATCAGTACATTTTCATTTACGCTTATGAATGCGTTTGTGAAATACCTGAGCCATTTTCCCACTTTTGAAATCGTTTTTTTCAGATCTATTGGGTCGCTTTTTTTGGCTACCTCCTATATCCTGTATAAAGGAATCCCGATTTTAGGACATAATAGAAAATTGATGCTCTATCGATCTTTTGCCGGACTCACGGCCATGAGTCTTTTTTTTATGTCGCTAAAGTATATTCCAGTAGGCACTGCGGTTTCTTTAAGATACATTGCACCTATCTTTGCGGCTTTTTTCGCCGTATTCTTGCTTAAGGAAAAATTGCGGGCTGTACAGTGGCTGTTATTTGTTGTTGCTTTCTGTGGCGTTCTAGTAATAAAGGGCTTTGGGGACTCCTTAAATACGACAGGCCTGTTATTGGTACTAATAGCCTCTGTTTTTAGTGGTATGGTATATGTTCTGATTAGAAAGATTGGAAAAGGGGACCATCCCTTGGTAGTCGTCAACTATTTTATGTTTATAGGTACGCTTGTTGGAGGAATATTGAGCATTAAAAACTTTATCCTACCTCAAGGAAGCGAATGGATATTACTATTAAGTTTGGGTATTTTTGGTTTTTTTGGCCAGCTTTTTATGACCAAGGCGTTTCAGGTGGCAAAAACAACCCTGGTAGCTCCATTAAAATATATTGAGGTCATCTTTACCGCTACCGTAGGGGTATTTTGGTTCGGTGATATTTATTCGGTCCTTAGTATATTGGGCATTGCACTGATCGTTGGTGCTTTGGTTGCCAATGTGTTTATCGGTAAGCGCTGATAATAAAATCCAATACTATCTTCCTGTACGTGTTTCCGCAATGCTCCCGTTAATGTCATTAACGGAATTCAGCACCGTAGTCCTTATTTCATTTTCTATTTCTTGGGAATACTGCATAAAAAGAATTGCAGCGGCAATGAACATCATTAATATTAGAATATCCGTCATCAATTTGGCGTCCAAGCTATTTTTTGAAGTTTTCATCATCCGAAGTGTTAGGTTCTAATACCTAAATTTAGAAATTATTAACATTATTAACAAATTTTTAAGAGAAAAGATTGATAGTTCAGTCTGATAATCTGAATCGATTCGATGATTTCTTGGATTAAGCGTGTGAAAAATTCGATGAAATACACAAAATTTTAAGAAAAAAGCTAAAAACCTGTGAAAACCTATGAATTTTTGTCAAGTCTAGAGTGAATCACTTTTGGGAACTTTGTCCTGTTGAACCCCAAAACCCAGTATTATGAGAAATACTCTAGCTTACAAAATGATAATCGGGTGTAGCCTATTCATAGGTTTTTATACCCTAAATGCCCAGGGCAGTTTGGTGGTTTCCAGTGAGACCCATCAATTGACCGAAACGGAAAAACGGCTCCAAAACTACGAGGACCTAAAATCCTTGGGTTACACGGAAAAGGAAATTTATCAGGATTTAGGTAATGCACATTTTTTGTCGCACAACTATGAAACAGCTTTGTTCTGGTATGAGAAATTGAGCGAGATTAGTCCAGATGGCCATTTAGATTCTTCCTATCAGAAACGCTATGACCATGCGCTGTCAAAATTGGGAAAAACGGCAAAGCAGGAAAAAGAGGACGAGAATTGGACGGAGCTTGTAAAGTCTGACTATCATATGACCTACGCTTCCCCAAATTCCAACAAGCGATTTTCGCAAAGAAAGAATTTTAGGCCCTTGCAAATCGATACCGAGTTCAGTACGGCCTCTTTGGGTAACGAAAGACCCTATTTTTCTGCAATACAGGACAAACCCAAGGTAAAGGAGTTTAATTATGAAAGCCCTGCCGTGTTGACCAAGGACGGAAAAACGGCCTACTTCAGTAAAGAGGTTTGGGTAAAACCAACCACTGGAATATTTTCTAAAAAGCAAAAAGTCCACCGGATTTTTAGGGCGGACAAAGTAAATGGTGAATGGAAATCCATTAAGGAATTGGCATTGTGTCCAAAGGAATATTCCGCGTTGCATCCGGCAATTTCCAAGGATGGTACTAGGCTTTTCTTTGCTTCCAATATGCCAGGAACCTTTGGAGAGTTTGATATTTATGTCACTACCATAAAGTCAAACGGCATTGTTGGAGTTGCCAAAAACTTGGGTACTAAGGTGAACACGTTAAAAAATGAAATGTACCCCAAGGTTATGGAAGGAAACACCTTGGTTTTTGCCTCGGAAGGCCATCAAGGATATGGCGGATTGGATGTCTATATGGTAGAGGTTGAAAAAAGAAACGTAGGCTTGGCCATGAACATGGGTAGCACAATCAATAGTCCTAGTGATGACTTCTCCATTCAATTTACGAATGAACAGGGTATGGGCTACGTTATGTCCAACAGAGGTGGAAATGGCAAGGCCATGGAAATGGTCGCGTTCTCCTACTTTGGTGAAAATAATACCAAGAATATTAGGGATTTCCATTTGATGGAAGCCATGAATACAGAAACTAGAACCCAGTACTCATCATCAGTTTTTGAGGATGAAAATTAAATAGATGAAATTCCCCCCGAATCTTTTCTATGATGAACCACGCAAAGGAAATTAACCCACATCCCTAGAATGTGATGTTAATACCCCCAATCCTTTGAAGATAATTTTACTCGAACGTTAAACCCTACTCAAATGAAAAATATTCATAAAATATCGGCAAAAATAGGACTCCCCCTAATCCTATTCATGTTTATGGGAAGCCTAAATGTAATTGGACAAGAGACTGGTACCAATTTAAACTCCAGTAGTACGTATCATAACCAGTTGTTCTTCAATAGATATTTGATCAACCCAACCTTTTCCTTGGTACGGGAGAACAAATCCTATCTAAATATTTTACACAGGAACCAGTACGCCACTTTTGATGACAATAGTCAGAACTATTTTTTAGGTTTCAGTAATATGTTGAACGATAAAACGGCCATAGGAATTGGTGTTTACAGTCAGTGGGCAGGAGTGGTGCAGGAGTTTGGTTTTAATGCCAACTACGCCACCGCGGTAAAACTTGGTGATAAGAGCACACTTACTTTTGGTACCAATGTTACTTATTTCAATCAAGGATTGGATAAAAATCGTGTGGTCATATCTGAAACGGACCCGGAAATTGCAGAGTCTAGAAAGGAAAGTAAAATTGCCGTGCAGCCAGGGATCAACTTATCCATTGGGAAATTCGATTTTGGGCTTTACGCCGAGGATTTACTTAGATATAACCAAACTACCGATGAATTTTTGACCAATCTATCCACTAGAAGTGTAAAGGCCTCTATGCAATATACCCATACGTTCAATGCCGGAAGAGGATTGTTTGAAAATGCCCGTTTGATGCCTTTGGGACAAGTAGGTAAAAACGAGGATGGAAGCATATACTATTTAGGTTCCCTTTTATTGGACCTACCAAATTATGGATGGTTGCAAACAACGATAGACCAAGAATACGGCATGTCCGCCGGTGTGGGGTTCAACTTCAGTAAGAAGATGTCCTTGGGATACTTAATAGAGAAGGACCTTTCCCAAAATGAGTCCAATCTAGGTTGGAACCACGAGGTATCCTTGGCCTATAAATTTAAGGACGAGGATATGTCCATCACCATTGCAGATCGCTCCAATGACAGTAAAATAGATGCCATAGTACGAAATTATGAAGAGCAAATTGCCGATTTGATTTCGGAGCGGGACAAAGCCCAAAGAAAGGAGCAAAGAACCGAGAAAAAGGAATTGGCTACTACCCAAAAATCAGCCAAACCTTCAATTGATGAGGCATCTTTGGTAAGTAATGGCGCAAGTAATACGGATGCCAATGACTTGGCCTATCAAAACCGTTTGATTTTGGACGAACTTATGTTGAGACAGGATTCCATAGAGGAAGCGCGGACCTTGGCCTTCGAGAAAAAGTTTGAGACCATTGTGAGGCTATTGAGGAACGATATCAAAAATAGTGTCGATTCCAACATTCAAAACTTCAAGTTGGAGGAAAGGACTATGATGGCCGCCAAGAAAATGGAGGAGGAGCATGCTAGGATGGCTGCGGAGGAAGATTTTGAAAAGTACAATAAGCTACCTATAAAAATGTTGGGCGATTCAGATGTACTGGGAATAAAGTCTGGATATTATGTGATTGCCAATGTATATAGCAACAAGAAGTATTTGAATGCCTTTATGCAAAAGTTGAAAAGTCAGGGTTTGGATGCCAAGCAGTTTTATAACAAGGAGAATGGTCTTTACTATGTATACTTAGCGGATTATGACTATAAAAGTGAAGCTCATAACGCATTTGTCTCCAATTTAGATGGTAAATACAATGATGAAAAATGGATTATGCAGGTAGATCAGCATACGGCCACAGCTTCTAACACCTTTGAAGATGGGGATTCCTATTAAAAAATTAACAAAAATATAGTGTATGTAACATACTATAAAGACAATATAAAAGTTTGAGTATTTCTATGTTTGAGTAAATTGTCGACAGAAGGAGGGGTAGTATCCGGGGGGATAACTGGGCCCCTCCTTTTTATTTTTAGTAAAAATCTCGATGAACTACAACCAGATTGTGCATTTTATCGAAAAAATGCAGGAGTTTATCAGGTCTAGTTGTTAAAGAAGTATATTTCAATCCCAAATAAATTAGAAACCATTGTTTAACCCCAAATCCCCCTAACATGGAAAAATTTTACCTACAGCTTGCGACCCACAAGCAATCCTTCTTGGCGACAATAAATTTAAACTTTCTTAAAGTTTTAGATTTCATGGATTTTATTCTCAAACCTACATTGCATCCCCAAGCATTTGGTATTGGAGAATAAAATTTCTTAAGACCCCTTACTTTTAGTGTTTTGACCATCACCGGTGGATTATAGGACCAATGCTCCTGTAACCTTAAAGGTCTAGTGTGATTTTTGAAAAATTCCTAGGGTTTTTATGCTAATCGATACCCAGTTTTACCAAATATTAACCCCCCGGATATGGTTTCTACCAAGAAATCATTCAGGACAATTTAAATTATTATGAATACTCAAGACTTAAAAATTATTATTGTAGAAAAAGATGAAACGTTACATGCAGCCTATTTGAACCAGTTGAGAGCGGTTGACGGATTTATTCTTATGGGAATTTACAATTGCCCTAGCAAGGCGCTTAAGGATTTTAACAGGACCAGGCCTGATATTGTACTCACAGAAATCGATCTTTCTGGTACTAGTGGTTTGGATACCATTCAGTTGTACAAGAAAAAAGATTGGAACGTTAAGGTCGTAATGATAAGTGAAAACAACGATTTTGAACTTATCAAGAAAAGCTTTAAAAAAGGAGCAAACGGCTACTTGACCAAACCTATGTCCGCGGACAAATTTAGCCATGCCTTGACCAGTGTAAAGGAGGAGGGGGCCACACTCAGTAATGATATTGTAAAACAAGTGGTCTCCAATTACAACAAAAAGTCCTTTAGCTTCTTTTCTGAGCGGGAAAATCAAATTGTAGATTATCTCTGCAACGGTGCCACCTATAAGATGATTGCGGACAAATTGTTCGTCACTACCAGTACGGTCAACTTCCATATCCAAAACATTTATTTGAAATTGGATGTAAACTCTAAGTCCGAAGCCTTGAGCAAGCTCCAAAGTTTATGATTCCTACCTGTGCTATGGTAGAGGCCCTTGAAAATGTTAAAGTTTTCAGGGGCTTTTTTATTTGTCTACGAAAAGGGTTTCGTTAAGTTTTCGTAAATAACGAAAAAAATATAAATATCTAAATATCAATCTGGTAATACTAAGGAATGATGAATTAAAACTATATAAATTTAACTAATCAATAGATATTCTTATTCCGAACATGCTTCTAAAAGCCTAGTTTATACTATTTTTAGGTGGGAAAATTTAATTTCAACTAAAGCACCTCTCTATATGTATTATTTAGGTTTGGATATTGGTAGTTCTTCCATCAAGGTTGCATTGGTGGCATCCGGCACTGGTAAAAGTGTGGATGTCGTTCAGGAACCGGAAACGGAAATGTCCATGCTGGCGATAAAAAATGGTTGGGCAGAGCAAAATCCGGAGGATTGGTGGATTCATGCCTGCAATGGCATCAAAAAGCTCTTGGAGAATCATCAGATTGCCCCCGAAGCTATTATAGGTATTGGGATTTCCTACCAAATGCACGGCTTGGTAGTGGTGGATGAGGAAAAAAAACCATTACGTAATTCCATTATCTGGTGCGATAGCCGAGCAGTACCCATCGGTCAGAATGCCTTTGAAGAGATAGGCGAGGAAAGATGCTCGGAATATTTATTGAATTCACCTTCGAATTTTACGGCCAGTAAGCTAAAATGGGTAAAAGACAATGAACCGGAAATTTTTGCCAAAATCCATAAGTTCATGTTGCCCGGTGACTATATAGCCCTTA
This window of the Maribacter cobaltidurans genome carries:
- a CDS encoding response regulator transcription factor, which codes for MNTQDLKIIIVEKDETLHAAYLNQLRAVDGFILMGIYNCPSKALKDFNRTRPDIVLTEIDLSGTSGLDTIQLYKKKDWNVKVVMISENNDFELIKKSFKKGANGYLTKPMSADKFSHALTSVKEEGATLSNDIVKQVVSNYNKKSFSFFSERENQIVDYLCNGATYKMIADKLFVTTSTVNFHIQNIYLKLDVNSKSEALSKLQSL